In a single window of the Notamacropus eugenii isolate mMacEug1 chromosome 4, mMacEug1.pri_v2, whole genome shotgun sequence genome:
- the LOC140499585 gene encoding cytochrome P450 4F11-like isoform X3: MKLVTTFKEVFLLWSGPIYPAVFICHPDYIKPITSASTHIAPKDKLFYGFFEHWLGDGLLLSKGEKWYQHRRLLTPAFHFDILKPYIKTFNKSTDIMHMKWKRLCVGDSIRLNMFEHISLMTLDSLQKCVFSHDSQCQEKPSHYISAILELSGLVAKRNMEPLLYWDGLYYLTSQGRQFSKACQVVHNFTDAVIQTRRQVLAEQGTEAFLKNKTKGKTMDFIDVLLLAKDEDGKTLSDKDIRAEADTFMFEGHDTTASGLSWALYNLAHHQEHQDHCRQEIQELLRGRQPEEIEWDDLSQMPFLTMCIKESLRLHPPVVAIGRQCTKDIELPDGRIIPKGCTSVLSIFGIHHNPSVWPNPEVYNPYRFDVDNIQKMSPLAFMPFSAGSRNCIGQNFAMYEMKVVLALTLLRFRILPDDSPVRRKPEVVLRAEDGLFLRAEPLQTHLPEVPQN; the protein is encoded by the exons ATGAAATTGGTGACTACTTTCAAGGAGGTCTTTTTATTGTGGAGTGGACCAATCTACCCAGCTGTTTTCATCTGTCACCCGGATTATATCAAGCCTATCACTTCAGCTTCAA CCCATATTGCACCCAAGGACAAACTTTTCTACGGATTCTTTGAGCATTGGCTGG GGGATGGGCTCTTGCTGAGCAAAGGAGAGAAATGGTACCAGCACAGGCGCTTGCTGACCCCGGCTTTTCACTTTGACATCCTCAAACCCTACATAAAGACCTTCAACAAGTCCACAGACATCATGCAT ATGAAATGGAAGCGTCTATGTGTTGGGGACAGCATCCGCCTGAACATGTTTGAGCACATCAGCCTCATGACGCTGGACAGCTTGCAGAAATGTGTCTTCAGCCATGACAGCCAATGTCAGGA GAAGCCAAGTCACTACATCTCTGCTATCTTGGAATTAAGTGGCCTTGTGGCAAAACGTAACATGGAGCCACTCCTATATTGGGATGGACTGTACTACCTCACCAGCCAGGGGAGGCAGTTCTCTAAGGCTTGCCAAGTGGTACATAACTTCACAGATGCTGTCATCCAGACCCGGCGTCAAGTCCTTGCTGAACAAGGTACTGAGGCCTTCCTCAAAAATAAGACCAAAGGAAAGACCATGGACTTCATAGATGTTCTGCTACTGGCCAAG GATGAAGATGGGAAGACTTTGTCAGATAAGGACATTCGGGCAGAGGCTGACACCTTCATGTTTGAGG gtCATGACACAACAGCAAGTGGTCTCTCTTGGGCCCTCTACAACCTGGCCCATCATCAGGAACACCAGGACCACTGTCGTCAGGAAATACAGGAGCTCCTGAGGGGTCGTCAGCCAGAGGAGATTGAATG GGATGACCTGTCCCAGATGCCTTTCCTGACCATGTGTATCAAGGAGAGCCTGAGGTTGCACCCACCAGTTGTTGCCATTGGTCGTCAATGCACCAAGGACATCGAACTACCTGATGGGCGCATCATCCCCAAAG GGTGTACTTCTGTGCTCAGCATTTTTGGAATTCATCACAATCCATCTGTGTGGCCCAATCCTGAG GTCTACAATCCATACCGCTTTGATGTGGACAACATCCAGAAGATGTCACCTCTAGCATTCATGCCATTCTCAGCTGGATCCAG GAACTGCATTGGCCAGAACTTTGCCATGTATGAGATGAAGGTTGTGCTGGCCCTCACTTTGCTGAGATTCAGAATCCTCCCTGATGACAGCCCAGTTCGAAGGAAGCCAGAAGTTGTCCTCAGGGCAGAGGATGGGCTGTTCCTGAGGGCAGAACCACTGCAGACACACCTCCCAGAAGTCCCCCAAAATTGA